A genome region from Dictyoglomus sp. includes the following:
- a CDS encoding HAD-IIA family hydrolase produces the protein MLELRNIKGFLIDLDGCIYRGNNLLPSAKEFIDFLHRKTIRILFVTNNSTHLPIDYCQKLRNMGIEVNEEEFLTSGIATAIYLKKWKKKGKAYVIGEDALKEAIMKIDWEISDEDVDAVVVGLDRNFTFDKLKRANHLIRNGARFIATNPDKTFPQENTIEPGAGSLVSAISSASQKRPIIIGKPSPYIGKIALSKLGLSSSEIIVLGDRIDTDVLFAKRLKSISFLVLTGVSSKNDLKKTKIKPDFVFKNLSEILEFLEDKF, from the coding sequence GTGTTAGAACTTAGGAATATAAAAGGTTTTCTTATTGACCTTGATGGATGTATATACAGAGGTAATAATCTTTTACCTTCTGCAAAAGAGTTTATTGATTTTCTTCATAGAAAAACTATTAGAATTTTATTTGTCACGAATAATTCTACTCACTTACCTATAGATTATTGCCAAAAATTAAGAAACATGGGAATTGAAGTAAACGAAGAAGAGTTTTTAACTTCAGGTATAGCCACAGCAATTTACCTAAAGAAATGGAAGAAAAAAGGAAAAGCTTATGTTATAGGAGAAGATGCTTTAAAAGAAGCCATTATGAAAATTGATTGGGAAATTTCTGATGAGGATGTAGATGCAGTAGTTGTAGGCTTAGATAGAAATTTCACCTTTGATAAATTGAAAAGAGCAAATCACTTAATAAGAAATGGTGCAAGATTTATTGCGACAAATCCTGATAAAACTTTTCCTCAGGAGAACACTATTGAGCCAGGTGCTGGTTCCTTAGTTTCTGCAATAAGTTCCGCATCTCAAAAAAGACCAATTATAATAGGAAAGCCTTCTCCTTATATTGGAAAAATTGCTCTATCAAAATTGGGGCTTAGTTCTTCTGAAATAATAGTATTAGGAGATCGTATAGATACTGATGTTCTATTTGCTAAAAGATTAAAATCTATTTCTTTTTTAGTTTTGACAGGAGTATCTTCAAAAAATGATCTAAAGAAAACTAAAATAAAGCCTGATTTTGTTTTTAAAAATCTATCAGAAATTTTAGAATTTTTAGAGGATAAGTTTTAA